The Paenibacillus sp. MBLB1832 genome has a window encoding:
- a CDS encoding creatininase family protein has product MILNSGKIEETVLWSELFPHAFNRRIEACPIVYLPLGICEPHGQFSAFGLDTMKAEWLCAMAASRVGGIVAPTQAYHIHETGYHARWLEEVVGEENPRMTSMPPHVVLQFFLYQLRAFVNAGFKAIVVVSGHSGGNQEDLRIAAELFMEITSVQVWVVSDPELVHGQYTGDHAGKYEISQLMYLRPELVDLSLIRLEQLPGSGGKLAAGADAGNASPVEGERIMLACLDALQRKAKAMQEEAADLPPQPRIPLSEVEVVCQRLLAKQASWVTLSSRAGQEPVSEESQWKIPYLPI; this is encoded by the coding sequence ATGATACTAAATTCTGGTAAAATCGAAGAAACAGTTCTATGGTCAGAACTGTTTCCCCATGCATTTAACCGTCGCATCGAAGCTTGTCCTATCGTCTATTTGCCGTTAGGTATCTGTGAACCACACGGACAGTTTAGCGCTTTCGGGCTGGATACGATGAAGGCGGAATGGTTGTGCGCGATGGCTGCTAGCCGTGTAGGCGGCATTGTCGCGCCCACACAAGCCTATCATATTCACGAAACCGGCTACCATGCCCGCTGGCTGGAGGAGGTCGTTGGGGAGGAGAATCCCCGCATGACCTCCATGCCGCCTCATGTTGTGCTGCAATTCTTCCTGTACCAACTGCGCGCCTTCGTCAATGCGGGCTTCAAGGCCATTGTTGTTGTCTCAGGGCATAGTGGCGGCAATCAGGAAGATTTGCGCATAGCAGCTGAGCTCTTCATGGAGATCACTTCTGTTCAGGTATGGGTTGTCAGCGACCCCGAGCTCGTTCATGGACAATATACGGGTGATCATGCAGGTAAATACGAGATTTCCCAGCTCATGTACTTGCGTCCTGAGCTGGTTGATTTGTCATTGATTCGACTCGAGCAGCTTCCAGGTTCTGGCGGGAAGTTGGCCGCTGGCGCGGATGCAGGGAATGCTTCGCCTGTCGAGGGCGAGCGTATCATGCTCGCCTGTCTTGATGCCTTACAGCGTAAAGCGAAGGCAATGCAGGAGGAGGCAGCGGACTTACCTCCGCAGCCTCGTATCCCTCTCTCTGAAGTGGAAGTGGTGTGTCAACGATTGCTGGCAAAGCAAGCTAGTTGGGTTACACTAAGTTCTCGCGCTGGACAGGAACCTGTTAGCGAAGAGTCGCAATGGAAGATTCCTTATTTACCAATATAA
- a CDS encoding glycoside hydrolase family 88 protein, whose protein sequence is MKKVHYESIKDVTKYSQQPLFTKAFIEDALAYILKKVDQNLETFTYKYPAPASVNNVYPAIDNVEWTSSFWTGMLWLAYEVTGDMKYRRVAEIQLASYKKRVDERIETGTHDLGFLYTLSSVAAFKLTGSEEAKEMSLKAADLLMERYFEKAGIIQAWGAPDDPENGGRMIIDCCMNLPLLFWASEITGDKKYYDAAYSHVKMAETYIVREDASTYHTYFMDIYTGKPKYGKTVQGYSDTSCWARGQAWGIYGFPLSYKYTRDSTLIDLAKKVANYYMNRLPEDSVSYWDLIFTSGPEERDSSSAAIAACGLMELSKSLPLSDNDKRIYENAALHIVKSLAEHYTSKDVLESNGVLLHAVYAKPHNKGIDECNIWGDYYYFEALVRLSKDWELYW, encoded by the coding sequence ATGAAAAAAGTACACTATGAGTCTATTAAAGATGTAACCAAATATTCGCAGCAACCTCTGTTTACCAAAGCATTTATAGAGGATGCGCTTGCTTATATTTTAAAGAAAGTGGATCAAAATCTGGAAACGTTCACTTACAAATACCCAGCTCCCGCAAGTGTAAACAACGTATATCCTGCTATTGACAATGTAGAATGGACATCTTCCTTCTGGACAGGCATGCTTTGGCTAGCCTATGAGGTTACAGGGGATATGAAATACCGCCGTGTAGCAGAAATTCAATTAGCCAGCTACAAAAAGCGCGTCGATGAGCGAATTGAAACCGGTACGCATGATTTAGGTTTTTTGTACACGTTGTCTAGTGTGGCTGCCTTTAAATTGACGGGCAGTGAGGAGGCTAAGGAAATGAGTCTCAAAGCTGCTGATTTGTTGATGGAGAGATATTTTGAAAAGGCAGGTATCATTCAAGCTTGGGGCGCTCCAGATGACCCTGAGAACGGCGGACGGATGATCATTGATTGCTGTATGAATCTTCCGCTGCTCTTCTGGGCAAGCGAGATTACCGGCGATAAGAAGTATTATGATGCTGCCTATAGCCATGTCAAAATGGCCGAAACCTACATCGTAAGAGAAGACGCCTCCACGTATCACACTTATTTCATGGATATTTATACAGGAAAACCTAAGTACGGCAAAACGGTTCAGGGATACTCGGACACGTCTTGTTGGGCTAGAGGCCAAGCTTGGGGCATCTATGGTTTTCCACTCAGTTACAAGTATACAAGGGATTCAACATTGATTGACCTCGCCAAAAAAGTAGCTAACTATTATATGAATCGATTACCCGAGGATTCTGTTTCTTATTGGGATCTTATCTTTACTTCAGGACCTGAAGAGCGAGACAGCTCATCTGCGGCTATTGCAGCCTGTGGATTGATGGAATTAAGCAAAAGTCTGCCCTTATCGGATAACGACAAACGTATCTATGAAAATGCCGCTCTACATATTGTTAAATCGCTCGCAGAGCATTATACAAGCAAAGATGTCCTTGAATCTAACGGTGTATTACTTCATGCCGTATATGCAAAGCCCCACAATAAAGGAATTGATGAATGCAACATTTGGGGTGACTACTATTACTTTGAGGCGTTGGTTCGACTAAGCAAAGACTGGGAATTATATTGGTAA